The following are from one region of the Propionispora vibrioides genome:
- a CDS encoding Y-family DNA polymerase: MGLVDFSRFPRRSVLCIDVKSFFASVEAVRRGLDPLEAYIVVVSDVRRTGAIVLASSPKVKLEYNIKTGNRLFEIPRHSPIMVVEPNMALYIKMNQAIQNIFRRFVADEDLHVYSIDESILDVTASLNLFGPAEAIAKAILKTVKNELGLIVTVGIGDNPLLAKLALDNEAKKRPPWLAKWTYETVPETVWKIQPLTKFWGISRGYDEKLKRMGIYTIEGLAHTNPVWLQKTLGVMGLQLYYHAWGLDASIISQKERPKSKSYSKNQILMRDYYEKAEILMIIKEMVGDVCTRLRKHQEKCQEVYLGIGYSDRNFNLGFTARIKLIRPEHSTDIISEAARQEFSKRWQGEAVRSVNITAGKIVSQGYEQLELFFEGEEKNHAIDRVVDDLRKRFGKKTIFYAGSMAGGTFLERADYVGGHKGKSE; the protein is encoded by the coding sequence ATGGGGCTCGTTGATTTTTCCCGCTTTCCCCGCAGAAGCGTATTGTGCATCGACGTAAAATCATTCTTTGCGTCCGTAGAAGCGGTTCGGCGGGGGCTTGATCCGCTGGAAGCCTATATTGTTGTAGTATCGGATGTAAGAAGAACCGGTGCGATCGTACTGGCCAGCAGCCCGAAGGTTAAACTGGAATATAATATCAAGACCGGAAATCGACTCTTTGAAATTCCCAGGCATTCGCCGATTATGGTAGTAGAGCCCAATATGGCGCTGTATATCAAGATGAACCAGGCAATACAGAATATATTCCGCCGATTCGTAGCAGATGAAGATCTACACGTTTATAGCATTGATGAATCCATATTGGATGTTACCGCATCGCTAAATTTGTTTGGACCCGCAGAGGCAATTGCAAAAGCTATCTTAAAGACGGTGAAGAATGAGCTGGGTCTTATTGTGACTGTAGGCATTGGCGATAATCCGCTTTTGGCAAAGCTGGCGCTGGATAACGAAGCTAAAAAGCGTCCGCCGTGGCTTGCAAAATGGACGTATGAGACGGTGCCGGAAACGGTATGGAAAATACAGCCGCTGACTAAGTTTTGGGGCATATCCAGAGGATATGATGAGAAACTCAAGCGAATGGGCATTTACACGATTGAGGGACTGGCTCACACCAATCCAGTGTGGCTGCAGAAAACTCTAGGCGTAATGGGATTGCAGCTATATTACCATGCATGGGGCTTGGATGCTAGCATCATTAGCCAGAAGGAACGACCGAAAAGTAAATCCTATAGTAAGAACCAGATATTGATGCGGGATTACTATGAAAAAGCAGAAATTCTAATGATCATCAAGGAAATGGTAGGAGATGTATGCACTAGGCTGCGTAAGCACCAGGAAAAATGCCAAGAGGTATATTTGGGAATAGGATACTCGGATAGGAATTTTAACTTGGGTTTTACTGCACGAATTAAGCTAATTCGCCCAGAACACTCAACAGATATCATTAGTGAAGCGGCACGCCAGGAGTTTAGTAAGCGGTGGCAGGGTGAAGCGGTACGATCGGTAAATATTACTGCTGGGAAAATCGTGTCGCAAGGCTATGAGCAGTTGGAACTGTTTTTTGAAGGCGAAGAAAAGAACCATGCCATAGATAGAGTAGTAGATGATCTTCGGAAGCGATTTGGTAAAAAAACGATCTTTTATGCTGGATCGATGGCTGGTGGAACCTTTCTTGAACGGGCGGATTATGTGGGTGGACATAAAGGGAAAAGTGAATGA
- a CDS encoding dihydrolipoyl dehydrogenase family protein — protein MNQYDVVVIGSGSANIVLDAALEQGLKCAMIEKGRFGGTCLTRGCIPTKVMVTAADYIREIDGLSKIGVDVAPASMNWETVSRRVWQKIEESNDVLTYFKAMKNLDVYQGIGYFTREKVLQVALNDGTLSEEFTADKIFIAVGSRTNVPSFDGLEEAGYVTSETLFGDKYPKKPYKSLVILGGGPIGTEFAHVFAAAGTQVTLVQRNIRLLIKEDEEISAKILKDLRRLGINVLLNQLPTAVRVENGEKVLTFSDKITSETCEVRAEEILLASGIRPNTDLLHLENTSIITDSRGWIHTNEFLETNVDGIWAFGDVNGEAPFRHKANYEAEIVTYNLFGEHKQQDWRWARYDLVPVVTFTHPEVAHVGLTEQQAIQLGYEIVTAKHHYSSTAKGFALGFDPGDEHDGFVKIVVDKKTNAILGIHLIGPQASILLQPFINLMNAGETKLTPINEHIASKAVKELRASRMTRYLDPHSVKSIGETMTPHPSLSEVIMWVEYYLKGNQ, from the coding sequence ATGAATCAGTACGATGTTGTAGTAATCGGATCAGGTTCTGCCAATATTGTCTTAGATGCAGCCCTTGAGCAAGGATTAAAATGCGCTATGATAGAAAAAGGACGATTTGGGGGGACGTGCTTAACTCGCGGCTGTATTCCTACTAAGGTAATGGTTACGGCTGCAGACTATATCAGGGAAATCGATGGATTGTCGAAGATCGGTGTCGATGTAGCTCCGGCAAGCATGAACTGGGAGACAGTTTCCCGGCGCGTATGGCAGAAAATAGAGGAAAGCAATGATGTTTTAACCTATTTTAAGGCAATGAAAAATCTGGATGTCTATCAGGGAATTGGTTATTTTACCAGAGAAAAGGTATTACAGGTAGCGTTAAATGATGGTACCCTATCAGAAGAGTTTACAGCCGACAAAATCTTCATTGCCGTTGGGTCGCGAACGAATGTACCTTCATTTGATGGTTTGGAAGAGGCTGGTTATGTAACCTCTGAAACGCTATTTGGTGATAAGTATCCTAAAAAACCATATAAAAGTTTAGTCATTCTTGGCGGTGGTCCTATTGGGACCGAATTTGCTCATGTATTCGCCGCTGCAGGTACGCAAGTTACTTTGGTACAGCGCAATATTCGCCTCTTGATTAAGGAAGATGAAGAAATCTCTGCCAAAATTTTAAAGGACCTTCGCAGGCTTGGTATTAATGTATTGTTAAATCAACTACCAACTGCTGTAAGGGTAGAAAATGGTGAAAAAGTTCTAACCTTTTCTGACAAAATAACTAGTGAAACTTGCGAAGTCCGAGCAGAAGAAATTTTGCTCGCATCGGGAATACGCCCAAACACGGACCTTTTACACTTGGAAAACACAAGCATCATAACCGATAGCCGGGGGTGGATTCATACGAATGAGTTCCTGGAGACAAATGTTGATGGTATCTGGGCATTTGGTGATGTAAATGGTGAAGCTCCATTCCGACATAAAGCAAATTATGAAGCTGAGATAGTCACTTACAACTTGTTTGGCGAGCACAAACAACAAGACTGGCGTTGGGCTCGTTATGATTTGGTACCCGTTGTAACCTTCACGCATCCTGAAGTTGCTCATGTGGGCTTGACAGAGCAGCAGGCCATTCAGTTAGGCTATGAAATAGTAACGGCCAAACATCACTATTCATCGACCGCCAAAGGATTTGCCCTTGGATTTGATCCAGGAGACGAGCATGATGGATTTGTTAAAATTGTGGTGGATAAAAAAACAAACGCTATTCTAGGAATCCATTTAATCGGGCCACAAGCGTCTATTTTACTCCAACCATTTATTAATCTTATGAATGCCGGTGAAACTAAACTTACACCGATCAATGAACATATTGCATCTAAGGCGGTAAAAGAACTGCGAGCCTCCAGAATGACTCGCTATTTAGATCCGCATTCCGTGAAAAGTATAGGCGAAACAATGACTCCACACCCTTCGTTATCTGAAGTAATTATGTGGGTAGAATATTACCTAAAGGGAAACCAATAA
- a CDS encoding FadR/GntR family transcriptional regulator: protein MNIKFKSVQSQKLGDQIIQQLQEKISLGELQPGDKMPTEPELMSMFGVGRSTIREAVRVLVKAGLLEVRQGDGTYVLDKTINSEPLEHRLRRAAILEVYEVRRILELEIAKLAALRRTEDDLIHMRESLNKRREARRIDDNRAYVDSDLAFHLAVAAASKNSVLADLYFSFSNALRDALDKLISDRELYQNQISIHEQLLDAIERKDGQAAEYWTAENLDRTTRSLEALLR from the coding sequence ATGAATATTAAATTTAAAAGTGTGCAATCCCAAAAATTGGGCGATCAAATCATTCAGCAACTCCAGGAAAAAATTTCGTTAGGAGAACTGCAACCTGGTGATAAAATGCCTACTGAGCCCGAACTCATGAGCATGTTTGGCGTAGGCCGTTCTACAATCCGAGAAGCAGTAAGAGTTTTAGTAAAAGCCGGTCTTCTTGAAGTTCGTCAAGGAGATGGGACGTATGTACTTGATAAAACGATTAATTCGGAGCCATTGGAACATCGCTTGCGGCGGGCAGCAATATTGGAAGTGTATGAAGTTCGCCGTATTCTTGAACTGGAAATAGCCAAGCTGGCTGCTCTGCGCCGAACGGAAGATGATCTTATTCATATGCGCGAAAGTCTGAATAAGAGACGCGAAGCAAGACGTATAGACGATAATCGCGCCTATGTTGATAGCGATCTTGCCTTTCATCTTGCCGTCGCTGCCGCGAGTAAGAATAGTGTGCTTGCCGATTTATACTTCAGTTTTTCTAACGCATTGCGGGATGCCTTGGACAAGTTGATTTCAGACCGGGAGCTATATCAAAACCAGATTTCCATCCATGAACAGTTATTAGATGCCATTGAACGTAAAGATGGACAGGCGGCTGAATATTGGACTGCGGAGAATCTGGACCGAACAACGAGAAGTTTAGAAGCACTATTACGATAG
- a CDS encoding MFS transporter translates to MKNRFLWLLSAGHLFTDLNQGALPAILPFLIAEYNLSYAAAAGLVFAASFVSSIIQPFFGYLADKSSKLWLIPGGILLAGCGLATVGFLSNYWLIFAAVTVSGIGIAAFHPEAARMANKVSGEKKGTGISIFSVGGNAGFALGPVIATASLLLWGLKGTLILIVPAAIMAVITASQAGKLHEFQKLAQKAGGIRNEAEEKEEWAPFSRLTVVLFCRSIMFYSLNTFLPLYWINILQQSKATGGSALTILFTVGAISTLFGGQLSDRFGYTTIIRIGFVVLLPFLMVFNMVSNVSLATLLLIPIGVALFAPNSPMTVLGQKYLPNRLGLASGVTLGLAVSVGGIAAPALGWFADNYGLPHAMQLVTYLSIVSAVMAFTLPVPQSDTNTAGKSSV, encoded by the coding sequence ATGAAAAATCGTTTTCTTTGGTTGCTGTCTGCAGGACATTTATTCACTGATTTAAATCAAGGTGCTTTGCCAGCCATATTACCTTTTTTGATAGCGGAGTACAATTTGAGCTACGCTGCCGCTGCGGGACTTGTCTTTGCGGCAAGTTTTGTTTCTTCTATTATACAGCCTTTCTTTGGATATCTTGCCGATAAAAGTTCAAAACTTTGGCTTATACCGGGTGGTATTCTGTTAGCTGGCTGTGGATTAGCAACTGTAGGTTTTCTCTCAAATTACTGGTTGATTTTTGCGGCCGTAACGGTTAGCGGGATCGGAATCGCAGCATTTCATCCGGAGGCGGCGCGAATGGCCAATAAAGTTTCCGGTGAAAAAAAGGGAACTGGTATCAGTATTTTTTCCGTCGGAGGCAATGCAGGATTTGCTTTAGGCCCGGTTATCGCCACAGCTTCGCTGCTGTTATGGGGTTTGAAAGGGACTCTGATTCTGATTGTGCCTGCAGCTATCATGGCGGTAATCACAGCCTCCCAGGCAGGCAAATTGCATGAGTTTCAAAAGCTTGCCCAAAAAGCAGGGGGTATTAGGAATGAGGCAGAGGAGAAGGAGGAATGGGCCCCTTTTTCCAGACTCACAGTAGTCTTATTTTGCCGTTCGATCATGTTTTATAGCCTGAATACTTTTTTGCCGCTATACTGGATCAACATACTTCAGCAATCCAAAGCAACCGGCGGCTCTGCGTTAACTATTTTATTTACGGTCGGGGCAATAAGTACTCTATTTGGCGGGCAACTGTCAGACCGTTTTGGTTATACGACGATCATCCGGATTGGATTTGTTGTGCTGCTTCCCTTCTTAATGGTCTTTAACATGGTTAGCAATGTTTCTTTAGCAACATTACTGCTCATTCCTATAGGCGTGGCTCTGTTTGCACCTAACAGCCCAATGACGGTTCTGGGACAAAAGTATCTTCCCAACCGGCTTGGTTTAGCTTCAGGAGTTACGCTGGGGCTGGCAGTAAGTGTGGGAGGGATAGCCGCGCCGGCGTTAGGGTGGTTTGCAGACAATTATGGATTGCCACACGCCATGCAATTAGTTACTTATTTGTCGATAGTATCGGCAGTTATGGCTTTTACTCTACCCGTTCCTCAGTCGGACACAAATACAGCCGGAAAATCTTCCGTTTAA
- a CDS encoding arginase family protein, translating into MKKHLNLFFPQWQGGGPDRSTYDGALELKKLYFKEIKFSEVEVSTEDIDKSNNIIIGYTEILKQLKRAKKSIARKLPETIFTVGGGCDADVASIAYLNDKMRGDLTVLWLDAHGDMNTHETSASKYFYGMPLRTLLGEGEETIVKLVSPSLLPSQVIMLGIRDLDEAEKEYITAQNISVFTVQDMEQRVDSVIETVKTKGHRSIYIHIDLDVLDFEEFPHVPVPVPAGLKVNTFKELLKKLDKEFKLVGLGLFEYQPSGQTIELIEDIIKIGVKL; encoded by the coding sequence ATGAAAAAGCATTTAAATTTATTTTTTCCTCAATGGCAAGGTGGAGGCCCAGACCGGTCAACCTATGATGGAGCGTTGGAATTAAAAAAGCTTTATTTTAAAGAAATAAAGTTTTCAGAAGTAGAAGTCAGTACGGAAGACATCGACAAATCTAATAATATCATTATCGGGTATACAGAAATTCTCAAACAGCTAAAGAGAGCAAAGAAGTCAATAGCCCGAAAATTACCAGAGACGATATTTACCGTTGGCGGAGGCTGTGACGCTGATGTTGCATCTATTGCCTACTTAAATGATAAGATGCGAGGCGATCTGACGGTATTATGGCTTGATGCTCATGGGGATATGAATACGCATGAAACATCTGCTAGCAAATATTTTTATGGAATGCCCTTAAGAACTTTGCTTGGAGAGGGTGAGGAAACAATCGTAAAACTGGTTTCCCCAAGCCTGCTGCCTTCACAAGTGATAATGTTAGGAATTCGCGATTTGGATGAGGCCGAAAAAGAATATATTACCGCTCAGAACATAAGCGTATTTACCGTACAGGATATGGAGCAAAGGGTGGATTCGGTTATTGAAACGGTTAAAACAAAGGGGCATCGGAGTATTTATATCCATATAGATTTGGACGTGCTTGATTTTGAAGAGTTTCCACATGTCCCGGTTCCAGTACCTGCTGGGTTGAAAGTTAATACTTTTAAGGAGTTATTAAAGAAACTTGATAAGGAATTTAAGCTTGTTGGTCTGGGGCTTTTTGAATATCAGCCTTCTGGACAGACGATAGAATTGATCGAAGACATTATAAAAATTGGAGTTAAGTTATAG
- a CDS encoding carboxymuconolactone decarboxylase family protein has product MAITEFSKKYHERMFPGYVSEFLETDPEFIERFDNFAFDEVVNSDDLDDRTRMIAILATLVGAQCVNEYKAMMKAALNFGVTPVEIKEVVYQAVAYLGIGRVFDFLHATNDVLTEKDIRLPLEGQATTTTENRLEIGIQAQVDVFGPQMADFYKSGPEESRHINHWLAGNCFGDYYTRTGLDYKMREVITFCFLSAQGGCEPQLTSHAAANMRIGNDKQFLIKIISQCLPYIGYPRSLNALRCVNEAAARMGENR; this is encoded by the coding sequence ATGGCAATTACGGAGTTTTCCAAGAAGTATCACGAAAGAATGTTTCCAGGATATGTATCTGAATTTTTAGAAACAGATCCGGAATTTATTGAGCGATTTGACAACTTTGCTTTTGATGAAGTGGTAAATAGTGATGACTTGGATGATCGCACGCGTATGATAGCGATTCTGGCAACACTTGTTGGTGCGCAGTGCGTGAATGAATACAAGGCGATGATGAAGGCAGCTCTAAATTTCGGTGTCACTCCGGTTGAAATAAAAGAGGTGGTATATCAGGCGGTCGCCTATCTTGGCATTGGAAGGGTATTTGATTTCTTACATGCTACTAATGATGTATTGACAGAAAAAGACATCCGGTTGCCACTGGAAGGGCAGGCAACCACAACGACAGAAAACCGTCTGGAAATAGGTATTCAGGCGCAGGTAGACGTTTTCGGTCCTCAAATGGCAGATTTTTATAAATCAGGACCGGAGGAATCACGTCATATCAATCACTGGCTGGCGGGTAACTGCTTTGGCGATTATTACACCCGTACAGGTCTTGATTATAAAATGCGTGAGGTGATTACTTTTTGTTTTTTATCTGCCCAGGGTGGCTGTGAACCGCAGCTTACCAGCCACGCAGCCGCCAATATGCGTATCGGCAATGACAAGCAATTTTTAATTAAAATCATATCCCAGTGTCTGCCGTATATCGGATATCCAAGAAGCCTGAATGCGCTTCGCTGTGTCAATGAAGCGGCAGCCCGGATGGGGGAAAATAGGTAA
- a CDS encoding cupin domain-containing protein yields the protein MSKTTDLSKGAIFSIGDKLPEKFSQYFIGQAYLNMLTTTGVPIGNVTFEPGCRNNWHIHHKGGQILLVTGGRGYYQEWGKEAIELHPGDVVNIPPEAKHWHGAACDSWFSHLAVEVPADGSSNEWLEPVDDKAYGKLK from the coding sequence ATGAGTAAAACAACGGATTTAAGTAAGGGAGCAATTTTTTCTATCGGAGATAAACTGCCGGAAAAGTTCAGCCAATATTTTATTGGTCAGGCATATTTGAACATGTTAACTACGACGGGGGTTCCCATTGGAAACGTAACTTTTGAACCGGGCTGCCGGAACAACTGGCATATTCATCATAAGGGCGGGCAAATTCTGTTAGTAACAGGCGGCCGGGGCTATTACCAGGAATGGGGAAAAGAAGCCATTGAACTGCATCCGGGAGATGTGGTAAATATTCCACCGGAAGCAAAACACTGGCATGGAGCAGCCTGCGACAGCTGGTTTTCCCATCTGGCGGTGGAAGTGCCGGCAGATGGTAGTTCCAACGAATGGCTGGAACCGGTGGATGACAAAGCGTACGGCAAGCTGAAATAA